In Tsukamurella tyrosinosolvens, the genomic window CAGCGGCTTCGGCATCGACACGAAGTACCTGTGGACGCTTCCCATGTTCCACTGCAACGGCTGGTGCGGCGCCTGGGCGGTCGCGGCTGCGGCCGGGACCCAGGTGTGCCTGCGCGCCGTGCGCGGCGACGACATGTGGGCGCTCATCGACGGCGAGGGGATCACCCACCTCAACGGCGCCCCGACCGTGTTGTCGTTCTTGATCGCCTCCGAGCGGGCGCACCCGCTGGATCGGGTCCTCACCGTCACCACCGCGGCCGCGCCCCCGAGCCCCACTCTCATCGCGGCGGTGCGGGCCCTGGGCGTTCAGCTCATCCACGTCTACGGCCTGACCGAGACGTACGGGCCGTACACGATCTGCGAGCCGGACCCGAGCTGGTCCGGCGTCGCCGCCGAGGAACTGCCGCGACTGCTCGCGCGGCAGGGCGTCGGCATGCTCACCGCCGACCGCGCCCGCGTCGTCCGCCCGGAACCGGGTTCCGACGGTGCCCTCGTCGACGTCACGCCGGACGGCACGGAGATGGGCGAGATCGTGATGCGCGGAAACATGGTCATGAAGGGCTACTACCTCGACGACGAGCGCACGGACGAGGCCTTCGCCGGCGGCTGGTTCCACTCCGGCGACCTCGGCGTGATGCATCCGAACGGCTACGTCCAACTGCTCGACCGGGCGAAGGACGTCATCATCTCCGGCGGGGAGAACATCTCCACGATCGAGGTGGAGCAGGCGCTCGCGAGCCATCCCGCGGTGGTGGACGTCGCCGTCGTCGGGATCCCCGACGAGAAGTGGGGAGAGCGCCCCAAGGCTTTCGTCGTCCTGCGGCCGGGGTCGTCGGTCGACGAGGAGGAACTCTCCGCGCACGCCCGCGAGCGGATCGCCGGCTTCAAGGCGCCGCGGGTCTTCGCCGTCGTCCCCGAACTCCCCCGCAACTCGACCGGGAAGATCCAGAAGAAGCAGCTCCGCGACGCGGAGTGGGCCGACAGGCACCAGCGGATCCAGGGCTGAGTCGGCACCGCGCGCCATACGAGTCAGGGCCGGTTCTCCGCTGGAGAACCGGCCCTGACCGTCACTGTGCGCCCGAAGGGATTCGAACCCCTGACCTTCTGATCCGTAGTCAGATGCTCTATCCACTGAGCTACGGGCGCATACCCATATTCAATTCTCGCCGGTCCGAAGACCGACGTGGCGGAGGCGAGAGGATTTGAACCTCCGGTCCGGTGTTGGCCGGACAACTCATTAGCAGTGAGTCCCATTCGGCCGCTCTGGCACGCCTCCAAATCGGACGCGATGCGCGAGCGATCCTTACGGGTCACGCGCAACCGCCGAGCAGCTACATTACACAACCTCTCCGCAACCCACAAAACCGCTGGTCATTCTCCGTTCGCGCGCGGGATGCGCGCGACGGGTCCGACGGCGCCTAGATCGGCTCCGGCGTGAGCACGTCCTCCCACGTGAGGTCGATGCGCGCGTCGGCGGTGCCGACCATGCGCCGCACGACGTCGGCCGTGAGGGCGCGGAGGCGTTCGCCACCGTCGAGCAGCGAGCGCGAGCGACCGTCGGCACCGACCGCGACGAGGTGCACGTGCACTGCGGCCAGCCCGTCGCCGGTGAGATCCAGCGCGACATCGGCGACGGCGGCGGACTCGGCCGCTGCCGTGTCGGAGAGCGCGGCCGTGATCGCCTTCGACAGCGCCAGCTCGGTGACCGCCACACCCGGCCGCACCGTCGCGATCGGGCGGGACCGCCGGGGCAGCGCGGAGACCTGCAGGGCGACGGCCTCACGCAGCCGGTCGATGGCGTCCGCGCCCCAGCGCGGGTCGACCTCGGGCCCCTCACCGTCGGGTGCGGACAGCCCGGCGAGCCGACGCGTCGCGTCGGCAATCCAATCGGTGGCCTGCGCCGGTTCGGCGTCGCCACTCTCCACTCGCCTGAAACTCATCGCTCCCCCAGTGTGACCACGTCCTGTCGGATTGCACAACGGTCCGGCCTCCGCGGGCCGCGTCGGATCGCTCATGGCCAGTACTCCCCCAGCGTGTCCGCGAGGCGCTGCCGCGTCCGCTGGAGGTGGCCGCGCACCGACCCCTCCGTGGTCCGCAGGACGCCCGCGATCTCGGCGATGGAGAGCCCGTCGACCTCGCGGAGCCACCACGCCGCACGGGCCGGGTAGGGCAGACGTCCCAGTTCCCTCGCGAGGGCGTCGAGGAAGTCCCGGTCGGTCGCCTTCTCGACGGGGCCGGGCTCCCGCGCGACGGCCTCGTCGACGGCCTCCGAGTCGACGACGGGGGCGCGGCGACGCAGCACGTCAGCGGTCTTGCGGGCCGCGATCGAGAACAGCCACGTCCGCAGGGTCGAGCGGAAGGCGAAGCTCGGGAGCGCCTTCCACGCGGCGATGAGGGATTCCTGCACGATGTCGTCGCAGTCGCTGCGTTCGGGCATCGTCCGCGCGACGAAGCGATGCAGGGCGGGCGCGTGGCGCTGCACGAGCACGTCGAAGGCCGCGGCGTCGCCGCGCTGGGCGCGCCTCGTCAGGGTCTCGTCGGACAGCGACGGCAGCAGCTCCGAGTCGAACAACCACCCTCCAAATGTGAGATGGGTCACAATCGCGTGCCGATCTCCGCGAGACGGCGACTCACCCAGTGTGCCGGAACGGATCCCGGTACATCAGTCGACACAAGGGAGACCGAACATGACCTCGACCACCACCAAGCCCGCCGCGACCGCCGACGAGACGACGGCCACGAAGCCCGGGACCGCGGTCGCGACGCAGGTCGGGCGCGGCAGCACCAACATCGCCGACGTGGTCGTGTCCAAGATCGCCGGCATCGCGGCCCGCGAGGTCGACGGCGTCTACGACCTCGGCGGCCAGGCCGCCCGCGTCGTGGGCCGCATCCGCGAGACCCTTCCGGGCGCGCCGGACCTGACGCAGGGCGTCACCGTGGAGGTCGGCGAGCGGCAGGCCGCCGTCGACGTGACGATCGTCGCCGAGTACGGCGTCGCGATCCACGACCTGGCCGCCGGCATCCGCAGCAACGTCATCGACGCCGTCGAGTCCATGACCGGCCTCGAGGTGACCGAGGTCAACGTGACCGTCCACGACGTCCACTTCGCCGACGATGACGACGTCGCCACCGGCGAGGCGTCGACGGAGTCGCGGGTCCAGTGAGCGCCGCACGTGCCGCCCGGGTCGACGGGGTCGTCGCCGCAGTGACGGCGATCGACGGCGTCGTGGGCGTCCACGCCGGCGGGCCCGGATCCCCCGCCACGTACCTCCCGGGCCGGACGGTGCGCGGCGTCCGGCTCGACGACGACGGCGGACAGGTCTCCGTCGTCCTCGAGTTCCGGCGCGACCTCGACCTCGTCGACCTCGCGGACCGCGTTCGCGTGGCCGCCTCCGACGCCGCGGGAGTCCCCGTGGACGTCGTCGTATCCGATATCGCGGTGTCCGACCAGGGCCCCGCAGCACCGAAGGAGTTCACCGCATGACGCCAGGACACTTCACCGTGTGGGGAGGCGTGATCGGCCTGCTCGTGGCGATCGCCGTCGTGGTCGGCGGCCTGGTCGGCTTCCTGCTCGCGATCGTTCTCGGCGCCGCCGGCGCGGCCGTGGGCGCACACCTCGACGGGCTCATCGACCTCACCGCCCTGCGGCGCCGCGACCGGAGCTGACCATGACCACCGAATCGGTGACCCCCGACGGCCCGCTCGCCGCGGCGGTCACGGCCGACACCGTCGCTGCGGCGACCGGAGCCGACAGCGGCGACCGGAACCCCGTCGACACCGCCGGCCGGGGCCGCACCGTCATCGACGACCGCGTGCGCCGACGGTTGGTCGAGCACGCCGCGCTCTCGGTGCCCGGCACCGAGCGGGTCCGCGGCCTCACGACGCGCCAGCTGCCGTCCGTGCGCTTCGCCGACCGCGCGCGCACCGACGTCGACGTGCAGATCGCCGCGCAGTGGCCGCTCGAGTCCGCACGTCTGGTGCCGGCGGTCCGGTCCGCGGTCGACGACGAGCTCGCCCGCAGCCTGGGCGCGCCCCCGAAGGAGGTGCACGTGCACATCACCCGGATCAGCGACGAACGCACCGGCCCCCGCACCGCGCACGCGCCCGGCACCGTCACCACCACGGCCGACGACGCTCCCACGGCCCGGGACCTGCGCCGTCACGCACCGCGGCGCACCGCCGGCGCGAGCATCGCGACGGTGCCGCTCCTGCTGGCACTGGTCGCGCTCGGCGTGATCGCGGTCCGCGACGCCCTGGTCTCGCTCGGCTGGGTCGCCGGTAGCCGCTGGATCGACGCGGTGCCCCGCATCGCCGACGACGTGCGGTGGTCCTGGTGGGCCTGGCCCGCGACGGTCGGCGCCATCGTGCTGGGCCTGGTGCTGCTGATCGCCGCACTGAAGCCGCGCCGGCGCAGCCACACCCCCGTCTCCGACGAACTCTGGTTCCACCGGCGGATCGACCCCGACCGCCGCAGCGCCGAGGAGGTGGCCCGATGAAGGGCTCGACCCGCGTCATCGACCGGATCCTCGCCGGCCTCGTCGGGCTGGTGTTGCTCGGCGGCGGCCTGTGGGCGCTCGGCGACCGGCTCGGACAGCGGACCGCGGCCGACGCCGCCGACCGCGTCTCGGTCCCGACGATCGTGCGCCTGCCCGACCAGCCGTGGTGGCCCGCCGTCACCGGAGCGGCCGGCGCGGTGCTGGTGCTCGTGGCGCTGTGGCTCCTCGTCCGGCACCTGCGCAGCTCCGCCTCGCGCACCGCGCACACCCCGGGTGACGGCACCGTCGACCTGGGGCGCGTGGCCGACGCGGTCGCCGCCGACCTGGGGCGCAGTCCCCTGATCCGGCGCGCCCGCCCGTCGACCGTGATCGAGAAGGGCCGGCCCGTCATCCGGGTGGCCGTAGCGATCTCACCCGGCGCGCCCGTCGACGAGCTCACCGCCCTCGCGGCGGCCGCCCGCCACGACGTGGTCGCCGCGACCGGACCCGACGTCGCGTTCCAGGTCCTGGTGAACGACCGGCGCGGCGACAGAAGACTTGGGGAACACCCCCGAGATGAAGATCGAACAACCATCGAGAGGACGTGACCATGGGCATCGCAGACGACGCCAAGAACAAGGCCGAGGATCTCAAGGGACGTGCCAAGGAGGCCGCTGGCGCGGCCACGGGCGACGACGATCTCAAGGCCGAGGGCCAGGCGGATCAGGGCCTCGCCGCGGCGAAGGAGAAGATCGCCGACGCCGCGGACAAGGTCAAGGAGGGCGTCGACGCCGTCAAGGACAAGCTCTCCGGCAACTGAAACCGCAGGTCCATCGTGATCGCAATCGATAACCCAGCGCAGTTGCACACGACAGCGCACAATCAAAGCCTCGGGGATCGGCCTCGGGGGAACACATCGGGTGTATCGGAAGGATCACGCATGGGCATCGCAGACGACGCGAAGAGCAAGGCCGAGGAGCTCAAGGGCCGCGCCCAGGAGGCCGCCGCGGCTGCCGGCGAGAAGGTCGATCAGGCCACCGCCGCCGCCAAGGAGAAGGCGGGCGAGTTCGCCGACAAGGTCAAGGGCGACGCGGACTCCCTCAAGGACAAGCTCTCGGGCAACTGATGTCCCTGGCCGCCGGGGCCGGTCCACGCGACCGGCCTCGGTGGCCCCCAGGGGCGGACCGTCGGACTACCCTGGCCGGGTGGCCACTGTGAACCCGTCCGACCCCGCGCCGCTGAGCATCCGCTCCGATCTCGACGCGCTCCCCGCCTACGTGCCGGGGAAGTCCGCGCCCGGC contains:
- a CDS encoding RNA polymerase sigma factor codes for the protein MFDSELLPSLSDETLTRRAQRGDAAAFDVLVQRHAPALHRFVARTMPERSDCDDIVQESLIAAWKALPSFAFRSTLRTWLFSIAARKTADVLRRRAPVVDSEAVDEAVAREPGPVEKATDRDFLDALARELGRLPYPARAAWWLREVDGLSIAEIAGVLRTTEGSVRGHLQRTRQRLADTLGEYWP
- a CDS encoding Asp23/Gls24 family envelope stress response protein codes for the protein MTSTTTKPAATADETTATKPGTAVATQVGRGSTNIADVVVSKIAGIAAREVDGVYDLGGQAARVVGRIRETLPGAPDLTQGVTVEVGERQAAVDVTIVAEYGVAIHDLAAGIRSNVIDAVESMTGLEVTEVNVTVHDVHFADDDDVATGEASTESRVQ
- a CDS encoding CsbD family protein; the encoded protein is MGIADDAKNKAEDLKGRAKEAAGAATGDDDLKAEGQADQGLAAAKEKIADAADKVKEGVDAVKDKLSGN
- a CDS encoding AMP-binding protein; translated protein: MNASLIGSVSQRSGLDTPLTPLRFLGRAAEVHPDHAAVVDGDRRSTYRELAAHVTRLAHALRASGIEAGDRVAYLATNSLELLVAHFAVPLAGGVLVATNTRLSPDEVAYICGHSGAAILLGDAPLLAPLADQQPVTIREVIELPAQDGAYTGAGTSYADLLARGSNAPLPWEVDDEDSVISINYTSGTTGKPKGVMYTHRGAYLAALGNVHHSGFGIDTKYLWTLPMFHCNGWCGAWAVAAAAGTQVCLRAVRGDDMWALIDGEGITHLNGAPTVLSFLIASERAHPLDRVLTVTTAAAPPSPTLIAAVRALGVQLIHVYGLTETYGPYTICEPDPSWSGVAAEELPRLLARQGVGMLTADRARVVRPEPGSDGALVDVTPDGTEMGEIVMRGNMVMKGYYLDDERTDEAFAGGWFHSGDLGVMHPNGYVQLLDRAKDVIISGGENISTIEVEQALASHPAVVDVAVVGIPDEKWGERPKAFVVLRPGSSVDEEELSAHARERIAGFKAPRVFAVVPELPRNSTGKIQKKQLRDAEWADRHQRIQG